The following coding sequences are from one Streptomyces sp. NBC_00536 window:
- a CDS encoding SpoIIE family protein phosphatase, which produces MAPDVQPRRRRLVITARAAASFDPLGRSVAAARAFVRDTLQGWGFADIVDDAVVLTSELVTNAVVHAGTRAEVLCLRTEDGVRVEVADRYPERALPLEYPGERPYADPDRESGRGLMLCAALATRWGVEYTATHKHVWFRLDLPDRPVGTRSAGPVVPDQLLPLADSRVRVAVVQIDAADQVTAWNEDAEHIFGHAAEKAIGRPLAELAAWPQTPGTGTGIAEALRLSRWEGSYGIRGADGRVIPVYASHLRVRDAHGEPSIVCLLVHDDERALLQTPVRIPADGGMLTEPRAADPFEIFIGSPAPDDLDGLLQRTVERARDLLDADSAFLLLATDDETELEVRATTGLPSTRQRFARVPVEAGTNRYGSARMPAVHDDLAAVPGAVPLLESTGMRSAITVPLKVEGRLTGSLGIAAEGPDRYTNEDALRLQFAADRIALAVESARLGELERLRRGSLSFLVEASDLLAGTLDRDQTLALMAQMTVPTLATWCAVYTIADQSSDPFLSFVLHEDEERIDDLKILLSRVSPPEALREAGARPWPEASVAVGGETVVLPLMARNRVIGLLTLGKPSEEHFRQEILELAEDLSRRAALALDNARLYSERTAISRSLQRSLLPPGSPAIPGMEVEVIYRAAGEGNEVGGDFYDVFPIRAGVYGFAIGDVCGTGPEAAAVTGLARHALRLLAREGLGGPAVLQRLNAAILDEGARSRFLTLLYGELHPQPDGGALMKVVCAGHPLPLRLRPNGEVVPAAEPQPLLGVIEDLDLYEQTLTLDPGDVLLCVTDGVTERREGTRMLGDDGLTEVLTTCTGLTAGAVAARVLRAVERFAAEPASDDMAILAFRVPHQRESD; this is translated from the coding sequence CTGGCACCCGATGTCCAACCGCGTCGGAGGAGACTTGTGATCACGGCACGGGCCGCTGCCAGCTTCGACCCCCTCGGGCGCTCGGTCGCCGCCGCCCGCGCCTTCGTCCGCGACACGCTCCAGGGCTGGGGCTTCGCGGACATCGTCGACGACGCGGTGGTGCTCACCAGCGAGCTGGTCACCAATGCCGTGGTGCACGCCGGAACCCGGGCCGAGGTCCTGTGCCTGCGCACCGAGGACGGCGTCCGGGTCGAGGTCGCCGACCGCTATCCGGAACGCGCCCTCCCGCTGGAGTACCCGGGAGAACGGCCCTACGCCGACCCGGACCGCGAGAGCGGCCGCGGCCTGATGCTGTGCGCCGCCCTCGCCACCCGCTGGGGCGTCGAGTACACGGCCACCCACAAACACGTGTGGTTCCGCCTCGACCTCCCGGACCGTCCGGTCGGTACCCGCTCCGCGGGCCCGGTCGTCCCCGACCAGCTGCTGCCCCTGGCCGACAGCCGGGTACGGGTCGCCGTCGTCCAGATCGACGCGGCCGACCAGGTCACCGCCTGGAACGAGGACGCCGAGCACATCTTCGGCCACGCCGCCGAGAAGGCCATCGGCCGTCCCCTCGCGGAACTGGCCGCCTGGCCGCAGACCCCCGGCACCGGAACCGGCATCGCCGAGGCCCTGCGCCTGTCCCGCTGGGAGGGCAGCTACGGCATCCGCGGCGCCGACGGCCGCGTCATCCCCGTCTACGCCTCCCACCTGCGCGTCCGCGACGCGCACGGCGAACCGTCCATCGTCTGCCTGCTCGTCCACGACGACGAGCGGGCCCTGCTCCAGACCCCCGTCCGGATCCCCGCCGACGGCGGCATGCTCACGGAACCGCGCGCCGCCGACCCCTTCGAGATCTTCATCGGCTCCCCCGCCCCCGACGACCTCGACGGCCTGCTCCAGCGCACCGTGGAACGCGCCCGCGACCTCCTCGACGCCGACTCCGCCTTCCTCCTGCTGGCCACCGACGACGAGACCGAACTGGAGGTACGGGCCACCACCGGCCTGCCCTCCACCCGCCAGCGCTTCGCCCGCGTCCCCGTCGAAGCCGGCACCAACCGGTACGGCTCCGCCCGGATGCCCGCGGTCCACGACGACCTGGCCGCCGTCCCCGGCGCCGTCCCGCTCCTCGAATCCACCGGCATGCGCTCCGCGATCACCGTCCCCCTCAAGGTCGAGGGCCGGCTCACCGGCTCCCTCGGCATCGCCGCCGAAGGCCCGGACCGCTACACCAACGAGGACGCCCTGCGCCTCCAGTTCGCCGCCGACCGGATCGCCCTGGCCGTCGAATCCGCCCGCCTCGGCGAACTGGAACGCCTGCGCCGCGGCTCGCTCTCCTTCCTCGTCGAAGCCTCCGACCTGCTCGCGGGCACCCTCGACCGGGACCAGACCCTGGCGCTGATGGCCCAGATGACCGTCCCGACCCTGGCCACCTGGTGCGCCGTCTACACCATCGCCGACCAGTCCTCGGACCCCTTCCTCTCCTTCGTCCTGCACGAGGACGAGGAGCGCATCGACGACCTCAAGATCCTGCTGTCCCGCGTCTCCCCGCCCGAGGCCCTGCGCGAGGCGGGCGCCCGCCCGTGGCCCGAGGCCTCCGTCGCGGTCGGCGGCGAGACCGTCGTCCTGCCCCTGATGGCCCGCAACCGGGTCATCGGCCTGCTCACCCTCGGCAAGCCCAGCGAGGAGCACTTCCGCCAGGAGATCCTCGAACTCGCCGAGGACCTCTCGCGCCGGGCCGCCCTCGCCCTCGACAACGCCCGGCTGTACTCCGAGCGCACCGCGATCAGCCGCTCCCTCCAGCGCAGCCTCCTGCCGCCCGGCTCCCCCGCCATCCCCGGCATGGAGGTCGAGGTCATCTACCGCGCGGCCGGCGAGGGCAATGAGGTGGGCGGCGACTTCTACGACGTCTTCCCGATCCGCGCCGGTGTGTACGGCTTCGCCATCGGCGACGTCTGCGGTACGGGCCCCGAGGCGGCGGCGGTCACCGGCCTGGCCCGGCACGCCCTGCGCCTGCTGGCCCGCGAGGGCCTCGGCGGCCCGGCCGTCCTGCAGCGGCTCAACGCGGCCATCCTGGACGAGGGCGCCCGCAGCCGCTTCCTCACCCTGCTCTACGGCGAGCTCCACCCGCAGCCGGACGGCGGCGCCCTGATGAAGGTCGTCTGCGCGGGCCACCCGCTCCCGCTCCGCCTGCGCCCGAACGGCGAGGTGGTCCCGGCCGCGGAACCGCAGCCCCTGCTCGGCGTGATCGAGGACCTCGACCTCTACGAACAGACCCTCACCCTGGACCCGGGCGACGTCCTGCTCTGCGTCACGGACGGCGTGACCGAACGCCGGGAGGGCACCAGGATGCTGGGCGACGACGGCCTCACCGAAGTCCTCACCACCTGCACCGGCCTCACCGCGGGCGCGGTCGCGGCCCGCGTCCTGCGCGCCGTGGAACGCTTCGCCGCCGAACCGGCCTCGGACGACATGGCCATCCTCGCCTTCCGCGTCCCCCACCAGCGCGAAAGCGACTGA
- a CDS encoding HAMP domain-containing protein: MESGVAARRTGARAKGGRSRRGSTTEVDTAALNRLLTALVSMRDGNFRKRLTVSGDGVMAEIAAVYNEVADRNLHLTGELSRVRRMVGREGKLSERLETGACEGSWAAAIDASNQLVDDLARPVSEVGRVLSAVAEGDLDQRMDLRTQAAEGVGHPLRGEFLKIGRTVNNLVDQLSAFTDEVTRVALEVGTEGKLGGQAQVRGMSGSWKDLTDSVNTMAYRLTAQVRDIALVTTAVAKGDLSRKVTVHVAGEMLQLKNTVNTMVDQLSSFSSEVTRVAREVGTEGELGGQAKVPGVAGVWKDLTDSVNTMAGNLTAQVRGIAQVTTAVASGDLSQKVTVSARGEVAQLAETINQMTETLRTFADEVTRVASEVGAKGLLGGQAQVPGAAGTWKDLTDSVNTVFRNLTTQVRDIAQVTTAVANGDLSQKVTVNVAGEMLELKNTVNTMVDQLQSFGSEVTRVAREVGVEGELGGQAQVPGAAGTWKDLTDSVNTAFRNLTGQVRNIAQVTTAVANGDLSQKVTVDVSGEMLQLKNTVNTMVDQLSSFADQVTRMARDVGTEGRLGGQARVEGVSGTWKELTDSVNFMAGNLTSQVRQIAQVTTAVARGDLSQKIDVDARGEILELKNTINTMVDQLSAFAEQVTRVARDVGTEGRLGGQAQVPGVAGVWRDLTDSVNGMAGNLTSQVRNIAQVATAVARGDLSQKIDVDARGEILELKNTLNTMVDQLSNFAEQVTRVAREVGTEGILGGQAEVKGVSGTWKDLTQSVNFMANNLTSQVRNIAEVTTAVAMGDLSKKITVDAKGEILELVTTVNTMVDQLSSFAEQVTRVAREVGSEGILGGQARVRGVTGIWKDLTDNVNLMANNLTSQVRNISQVSAAVANGDLTKKVTVEARGEVAQLADTVNTMVKTLSSFADEVTRVAREVGTEGRLGGQAHVPGVSGTWKDLTDSVNFMASNLTGQVRQIAMVTTAIAKGDMTKKIDIDARGEILELKTTINTMVDQLSSFADQVTRVAREVGTEGILGGQARVRDVDGTWRDLTESVNEMAGNLTRQVRAIAAVATAVTRGDLNLKIDVDAAGEIQVLQDNINTMIANLRDTTLANKEQDWLKGNLARISALMQGRRELDDVASLIMSELTPVVSAQHGAFFLALPSGAATEIGADGVQDGPYELRMRGSYAYAGGSMPTSFRPGEGLIGTVAEEKRTILVENTPPGYLKISSGLGEAPPAHVIVLPVLFEGNLLGVIELASFQPFTQIQKDFLSQIAEMIGTSVNTISVNSKTEMLLKQSQEMTEQLRERSDELENRQKALQAANAELEEKAELLAQQNRDIEVKNTEIEEARQVLEERAEQLAVSMRYKSEFLANMSHELRTPLNSLLILAKLLADNADENLSPKQVEFAETIHGAGSDLLQLINDILDLSKVEAGKMDVSPTRIALVQLVDYVEATFRPLTAEKGLDFSVRVSPELPATLHTDEQRLLQVLRNLLSNAVKFTDGGAVELVIRPAGADVPQAIREQLLEAGSLREADADLIAFSVTDTGIGIAASKMLVIFEAFKQADGTTSRKYGGTGLGLSISREIARLLGGEIHAASEPGRGSTFTLYLPLHPSELPPQGYAQPAPGGRGDLYRRAAEVASALPVMPQLPAAPATPAGPAVPVQPVSALSAPAPGAGVRAGSDGGHGHGGATLFRRRRKAMGEPGARPGLLGAQSGAQGIEDDWGGVEDDLPVVPRTYDFHGEKVLIVDDDVRNVFALTSVLEQHGLAVLYAENGREGIEVLEQHDDVTVVLMDIMMPEMDGYATTSAIRRMPQFAGLPIIALTAKAMKGDREKAIDSGASDYVTKPVDPDFLLSVMEQWMRGK, translated from the coding sequence GTGGAGTCTGGCGTAGCGGCGCGCAGGACAGGTGCGCGTGCGAAGGGCGGACGGTCCCGGCGGGGCAGCACGACCGAGGTCGATACGGCGGCGCTGAACCGGCTGCTCACGGCCCTGGTGTCGATGCGGGACGGGAACTTCCGCAAGCGGCTGACCGTGTCCGGCGACGGGGTGATGGCGGAGATCGCCGCCGTCTACAACGAGGTCGCCGACCGCAATCTCCACCTGACCGGTGAGCTGTCGCGGGTCCGGCGGATGGTCGGGCGCGAGGGGAAGCTGAGCGAGCGGCTGGAGACGGGGGCCTGCGAGGGCTCCTGGGCGGCCGCGATCGACGCCTCGAACCAGCTGGTGGACGATCTGGCCCGGCCGGTGTCCGAGGTGGGCCGGGTGCTCTCGGCGGTCGCCGAGGGTGATCTGGACCAGCGGATGGACCTGCGGACCCAGGCGGCGGAAGGGGTGGGGCACCCGCTGCGCGGGGAGTTCCTCAAGATCGGCCGGACGGTCAACAACCTGGTCGACCAGCTTTCGGCGTTCACCGACGAGGTGACCCGGGTGGCGCTGGAGGTCGGTACCGAGGGCAAGCTCGGCGGTCAGGCCCAGGTGCGCGGAATGTCCGGTTCCTGGAAGGACCTGACCGATTCCGTCAACACCATGGCGTACCGGCTCACCGCCCAGGTGCGTGACATCGCTCTCGTCACGACGGCGGTGGCGAAGGGCGACCTGTCGCGCAAGGTCACCGTGCACGTGGCCGGCGAGATGCTCCAGCTGAAGAACACCGTGAACACGATGGTGGACCAGCTGTCGTCGTTCTCCTCCGAGGTGACGCGGGTCGCCCGCGAGGTGGGGACCGAGGGCGAGCTGGGCGGCCAGGCGAAGGTGCCCGGGGTCGCGGGCGTGTGGAAGGACCTGACCGACTCGGTCAACACCATGGCGGGGAACCTGACCGCCCAGGTGCGCGGGATCGCGCAGGTGACGACCGCGGTGGCCAGCGGTGATCTGTCGCAGAAGGTGACGGTGAGCGCGCGCGGCGAGGTGGCGCAGCTCGCCGAAACGATCAACCAGATGACCGAGACGCTGCGGACCTTCGCGGACGAGGTCACCCGGGTGGCGAGCGAGGTCGGCGCGAAGGGCCTGCTGGGCGGTCAGGCGCAGGTGCCGGGGGCGGCGGGGACGTGGAAGGACCTCACCGATTCGGTGAACACGGTCTTCCGCAACCTCACCACGCAGGTGCGGGACATCGCGCAGGTGACGACGGCGGTCGCGAACGGCGATCTGTCGCAGAAGGTCACGGTGAACGTGGCCGGCGAGATGCTGGAGCTGAAGAACACCGTCAACACGATGGTGGACCAGCTCCAGTCCTTCGGTTCGGAAGTGACGCGGGTGGCCCGTGAGGTCGGCGTCGAGGGCGAGCTGGGCGGTCAGGCGCAGGTGCCGGGGGCGGCGGGGACGTGGAAGGACCTCACCGACTCGGTGAACACCGCCTTCCGCAACCTGACCGGTCAGGTCCGCAACATCGCGCAGGTGACCACGGCGGTGGCCAACGGCGACCTGTCGCAGAAGGTCACCGTGGACGTCTCCGGCGAGATGCTCCAGCTGAAGAACACCGTGAACACGATGGTGGACCAGCTGTCGTCCTTCGCCGACCAGGTCACGCGGATGGCCCGGGACGTGGGCACGGAGGGCCGCCTCGGCGGTCAGGCGCGGGTGGAGGGGGTGTCCGGCACCTGGAAGGAGCTGACCGACTCGGTCAACTTCATGGCCGGGAACCTGACCTCCCAGGTGCGCCAGATCGCCCAGGTGACGACGGCGGTGGCGCGCGGCGACCTGTCGCAGAAGATCGACGTGGACGCGCGCGGCGAGATCCTGGAACTCAAGAACACCATCAACACGATGGTCGACCAGCTCTCCGCCTTCGCCGAGCAGGTGACCCGGGTCGCCCGGGACGTGGGTACGGAGGGCCGGCTCGGCGGTCAGGCGCAGGTGCCCGGCGTGGCCGGCGTGTGGCGCGACCTGACCGATTCGGTGAACGGCATGGCCGGGAACCTGACCTCGCAGGTGCGCAACATCGCGCAGGTCGCCACGGCGGTGGCGCGCGGTGACCTGTCGCAGAAGATCGACGTGGACGCCCGGGGCGAGATCCTGGAGCTGAAGAACACCCTCAACACGATGGTGGACCAGCTCTCGAACTTCGCGGAGCAGGTGACCCGGGTCGCCCGCGAGGTGGGCACCGAGGGCATCCTGGGCGGTCAGGCCGAGGTGAAGGGGGTCTCCGGCACCTGGAAGGACCTCACCCAGTCGGTCAACTTCATGGCGAACAACCTGACGTCGCAGGTGCGCAACATCGCCGAGGTGACCACGGCGGTCGCGATGGGCGACCTGTCGAAGAAGATCACGGTCGATGCCAAGGGCGAGATCCTGGAGCTGGTGACGACCGTCAACACGATGGTCGACCAGCTGTCCTCCTTCGCGGAGCAGGTGACGCGGGTGGCGCGCGAGGTGGGCTCCGAGGGCATCCTCGGCGGCCAGGCTCGGGTGCGCGGGGTGACCGGCATCTGGAAGGACCTGACCGACAACGTCAACCTGATGGCCAACAACCTGACCTCGCAGGTGCGCAACATCTCGCAGGTCTCGGCGGCGGTCGCCAACGGCGATCTGACGAAGAAGGTCACCGTCGAGGCGCGCGGCGAGGTCGCGCAGCTCGCGGACACCGTGAACACCATGGTCAAGACCCTGTCGTCGTTCGCCGACGAGGTGACCCGGGTGGCCCGCGAGGTGGGCACGGAGGGCCGGCTCGGCGGTCAGGCGCACGTGCCCGGGGTCTCGGGGACCTGGAAGGACCTCACCGATTCGGTGAACTTCATGGCCTCCAATCTGACCGGTCAGGTGCGGCAGATCGCCATGGTCACGACCGCCATCGCCAAGGGCGACATGACCAAGAAGATCGACATCGACGCCCGCGGCGAGATCCTGGAGCTGAAGACCACCATCAACACGATGGTCGACCAGCTGTCCTCCTTCGCGGACCAGGTGACCCGGGTCGCCCGCGAGGTGGGCACCGAGGGGATCCTGGGCGGTCAGGCCCGGGTCCGGGACGTCGACGGCACCTGGCGCGACCTCACGGAGTCCGTGAACGAGATGGCCGGGAACCTGACCCGGCAGGTACGGGCCATCGCGGCCGTGGCCACCGCGGTGACCCGCGGCGACCTGAACCTCAAGATCGACGTGGACGCGGCGGGCGAGATCCAGGTCCTCCAGGACAACATCAACACGATGATCGCCAACCTGCGCGACACCACCTTGGCCAACAAGGAGCAGGACTGGCTGAAGGGCAACCTGGCCCGGATCTCGGCCCTCATGCAGGGCCGCCGGGAGCTGGACGACGTCGCCTCGCTGATCATGAGCGAGCTGACCCCGGTGGTCTCCGCGCAGCACGGCGCGTTCTTCCTGGCGCTGCCGTCCGGCGCGGCCACCGAGATCGGCGCCGACGGTGTGCAGGACGGCCCGTACGAGCTGCGCATGCGCGGCAGTTACGCGTACGCGGGCGGTTCCATGCCGACCTCGTTCCGGCCGGGGGAGGGGCTGATCGGGACGGTCGCCGAGGAGAAGCGGACCATCCTGGTCGAGAACACCCCGCCCGGCTACCTGAAGATCTCCTCGGGGCTGGGCGAGGCGCCGCCCGCCCATGTGATCGTGCTGCCCGTGCTGTTCGAGGGGAACCTGCTGGGCGTCATCGAGCTGGCGTCGTTCCAGCCGTTCACGCAGATCCAGAAGGACTTCCTCAGCCAGATCGCCGAGATGATCGGTACGAGCGTCAACACGATCAGCGTCAACTCCAAGACGGAGATGCTGCTCAAGCAGTCGCAGGAGATGACCGAGCAGCTGCGCGAGCGCTCCGACGAGCTGGAGAACCGGCAGAAGGCGCTCCAGGCCGCCAACGCGGAACTGGAGGAGAAGGCCGAACTGCTGGCCCAGCAGAACCGGGACATCGAGGTGAAGAACACCGAGATCGAGGAGGCCCGGCAGGTCCTGGAGGAGCGCGCCGAGCAGCTCGCGGTCTCGATGCGCTACAAGTCCGAGTTCCTGGCGAACATGTCGCACGAGCTGCGCACCCCGCTCAACTCGCTGCTGATCCTGGCCAAGCTGCTCGCCGACAACGCGGACGAGAACCTCTCGCCCAAGCAGGTCGAGTTCGCCGAGACCATCCACGGGGCGGGTTCGGACCTGCTCCAGCTGATCAACGACATCCTGGACCTGTCGAAGGTCGAGGCGGGCAAGATGGACGTCTCGCCGACGCGGATCGCGCTGGTCCAGCTCGTGGACTACGTGGAGGCCACCTTCCGGCCGCTGACGGCGGAGAAGGGCCTGGACTTCTCGGTGCGGGTCTCGCCGGAGCTGCCGGCCACCCTGCACACCGACGAGCAGCGGCTGTTGCAGGTGCTGCGCAACCTGCTGTCGAACGCGGTGAAGTTCACCGACGGCGGCGCCGTGGAGCTGGTGATCCGGCCCGCCGGGGCGGACGTGCCGCAGGCGATCCGGGAGCAGCTGCTGGAGGCCGGTTCGCTGCGGGAGGCGGACGCGGACCTGATCGCCTTCTCGGTGACCGACACCGGGATCGGGATCGCGGCCAGCAAGATGCTGGTGATCTTCGAGGCGTTCAAGCAGGCGGACGGTACGACGAGCCGCAAGTACGGCGGCACGGGGCTCGGGCTGTCCATCAGCCGGGAGATCGCGCGGCTGCTGGGCGGCGAGATCCACGCGGCGAGCGAGCCGGGGCGCGGCTCCACCTTCACGCTGTACCTGCCGCTGCACCCGAGCGAGCTGCCGCCGCAGGGCTACGCGCAGCCCGCGCCCGGTGGCCGCGGGGACCTCTACCGCAGGGCCGCCGAGGTGGCTTCGGCGCTTCCGGTGATGCCCCAGCTGCCCGCGGCGCCGGCGACTCCGGCGGGGCCGGCCGTGCCCGTACAGCCGGTGTCGGCGCTGTCGGCGCCCGCGCCGGGGGCCGGGGTGCGGGCCGGGTCCGACGGGGGGCACGGGCACGGCGGCGCGACGCTGTTCCGGCGGCGCCGCAAGGCGATGGGCGAGCCCGGCGCGCGGCCCGGGCTGCTGGGCGCGCAGAGCGGTGCGCAGGGGATCGAGGACGACTGGGGCGGCGTGGAGGACGATCTTCCGGTGGTGCCCCGGACGTACGACTTCCACGGCGAGAAGGTGCTCATCGTCGACGACGACGTCCGCAACGTCTTCGCGCTGACCAGCGTGCTGGAGCAGCACGGGCTGGCGGTGCTGTACGCGGAGAACGGGCGCGAGGGCATCGAAGTGCTGGAGCAGCACGATGATGTGACGGTCGTTCTGATGGACATCATGATGCCGGAGATGGACGGGTACGCCACGACATCGGCGATCCGGCGGATGCCGCAGTTCGCGGGGCTGCCGATCATCGCGCTGACGGCGAAGGCGATGAAGGGGGACCGGGAGAAGGCGATCGACTCCGGGGCTTCCGACTATGTCACCAAGCCCGTCGATCCCGACTTCCTGCTGTCGGTGATGGAGCAGTGGATGCGCGGCAAGTGA
- a CDS encoding response regulator yields MVQKAKILLVDDRPENLLALEAILSALDQTLVRASSGEEALKALLTDDFAVILLDVQMPGMDGFETAAHIKRRERTRDIPIIFLTAINHGPHHTFRGYAAGAVDYISKPFDPWVLRAKVSVFVELYTKNCQLREQASLLRLQLEGGGSNGVEGKETAGLLAELSARLAAVEEQAEALTKQLGEEAADPAVVATAAHLERKLTGLRRALDALEPGTGGGQPMLPAQA; encoded by the coding sequence ATGGTGCAGAAGGCCAAGATCCTCCTGGTCGACGACCGGCCGGAGAATCTGCTGGCGCTGGAGGCCATCCTCTCCGCGCTCGATCAGACACTGGTCAGGGCGTCGTCGGGGGAGGAAGCGCTCAAGGCGCTGCTGACAGACGATTTCGCGGTCATCCTGCTGGATGTGCAGATGCCCGGGATGGACGGTTTCGAGACGGCCGCGCACATCAAGCGGCGGGAGCGGACCCGGGACATCCCGATCATCTTCCTGACCGCGATCAACCACGGTCCGCACCACACCTTCCGCGGCTATGCCGCCGGAGCCGTGGACTACATCTCCAAGCCCTTCGACCCTTGGGTGCTGCGGGCCAAGGTCTCGGTCTTCGTCGAGCTGTACACGAAGAACTGCCAGCTGCGGGAGCAGGCTTCGCTGCTGCGGCTCCAGCTGGAGGGCGGCGGGTCCAACGGCGTCGAGGGCAAGGAGACGGCGGGCCTGCTGGCCGAGCTGTCCGCCCGGCTCGCGGCCGTCGAGGAACAGGCCGAGGCGCTCACCAAGCAGCTCGGCGAGGAAGCGGCCGATCCCGCGGTGGTCGCGACCGCGGCCCATCTGGAGCGCAAACTGACCGGATTGCGCCGGGCGCTGGACGCTTTGGAGCCCGGCACCGGCGGCGGCCAGCCGATGCTGCCCGCCCAGGCCTGA